The Chloroflexota bacterium genome window below encodes:
- a CDS encoding CSLREA domain-containing protein — MKHAFSLRFTRLLSLGMVGLLIVTGALLNRPAAAQRVAPPTAKQLDQSVIQRAEALNQAPAQREVPLTIQRLRALNLPPAAPKPVAQPRPFVPTGIFVVNTVADTNDGACDALGTGTGNQDCSLREAINAANANVDADTINFAIPGAGVKTIALTSELPALQTQIQIDGCSQAGSDCSIWPMSLMVELDGSGLSDPVGITDTEILLAEADGSVIRGLVLNAARSPSFYTWVGINVQGDNVWLTQNIIGLEPDGQTVNGNNMGILLYPNSTQAMIGTNGDGSNDALEGNIIAGQTFNGISFSGGANTRIAGNYIGVASDGNTARSNRTGVEFFGPTIGNVTIGTNSDGIGDAAERNIISGNTLGIYIYGSSNNQISGNYIGLNAAGTIATPNEAGINIGGNASETIIGTNGDGVRDAVEGNVISGNSAEGVQIAEFSGGSNGFPNDHVIAGNIIGLDPTGSTAIGNQRGVVLRFGPSGTRIGTNGDGMSDGLERNIISGNVDLGVGVGGGDQPITDTIISGNYIGTNITGLVARPNGAGVQIQNEVTGLVLGTNGDETADDAEGNLISGNNGNGVNFVFDPTNVAVQGNRIGVALDDSPLGNQGDGIALLELSGMTPSNIKIGGEGLFSENIIAFNTELGVDINNDGPTANDLDDLDAGPNSTQNYPVVVSVIDDGTTVAVQGTFNSTASQELRLAFYSNTTCDVSGYGEGQQFLESDFFTADAAGNGAFTKLFPSPAPNITILATNTATNETSEFSQCWVAPPATATPTATNTPTNTPTNTATNTPTLTPSNTPTNTATNTPSNTPTPSNTALPVTPTIPPSACVPGSNLQVLFSDSVSSEPLWNVSGTGPTWGLDSSSFNSPSLSWHADNPETISDQRLTTMAGITIPAGASEVTLYFNHNYSFEFDTEGGGGEPTPMPERSAKRNNTPFDIYYDGGVVEYSTDGVTFNDLGSFFTSSGYDGVLTLESDNPLAGQSAFVGLSGDYPVYIEETADLSSLAGQTVWLRFRMGSDSLVSAPGWNVDDIVVAGCVPSAATNTPTATATATATNTATATPSNTPTNTATPSNTPTSTATATVTNTPTNTATATPSNTPSPTGTPFIGTSQNFLPLVLGYCYADLQVSSITVDQQLVVTVTNQGNCATSEAFWVDLYIAPNPAPSHVNQQWWDVANQGIVWGVTEALAPGQSITLRPYDQYYSARRSEWANRIAAQTKLYVQADAYNLATSYGAVLELHEAFNFEYNNIASITTSANFSQPTGLRQQLATETGLPLRALPSNPSPNQFRSIPAR; from the coding sequence ATGAAGCATGCATTTTCACTGCGTTTTACTCGTTTGCTTTCATTAGGAATGGTCGGTTTATTGATTGTGACGGGGGCGCTGCTTAATCGCCCTGCTGCTGCCCAACGGGTAGCCCCACCAACTGCCAAACAACTCGATCAATCTGTTATCCAACGGGCTGAAGCTTTGAATCAAGCGCCTGCTCAGCGCGAAGTGCCGCTTACGATTCAACGCTTGCGAGCCTTGAATTTGCCGCCAGCCGCGCCAAAACCTGTAGCGCAGCCAAGACCATTTGTGCCGACAGGGATTTTTGTGGTCAATACGGTTGCTGATACCAACGATGGCGCGTGCGATGCTCTTGGCACGGGCACTGGCAACCAAGATTGTAGCTTGCGCGAAGCGATTAACGCGGCGAATGCCAATGTTGATGCTGACACGATTAATTTTGCGATTCCAGGGGCGGGTGTAAAAACGATTGCGCTGACGAGCGAATTGCCAGCCCTGCAAACGCAAATCCAAATCGACGGCTGTAGTCAAGCAGGCAGCGATTGTAGCATTTGGCCAATGAGTTTGATGGTCGAGCTTGATGGCTCAGGGTTGAGCGACCCTGTGGGAATTACAGATACTGAAATTTTGCTGGCCGAAGCTGATGGCTCGGTAATTCGTGGCTTGGTTTTGAACGCTGCTCGTAGCCCAAGCTTTTATACCTGGGTTGGGATTAACGTCCAAGGCGACAACGTTTGGCTAACTCAAAATATTATCGGCCTCGAACCCGACGGCCAAACCGTCAATGGCAATAATATGGGCATTTTGCTCTATCCGAATAGCACTCAAGCGATGATTGGAACCAATGGCGATGGCAGTAATGATGCGCTCGAAGGCAATATTATTGCTGGCCAAACTTTTAATGGTATTTCATTCTCGGGTGGCGCGAATACTCGTATCGCAGGCAACTATATTGGGGTGGCCAGCGACGGCAATACTGCCCGCAGTAATCGTACTGGCGTAGAATTTTTTGGGCCGACAATTGGCAATGTCACAATTGGCACCAACAGCGATGGCATTGGTGATGCCGCCGAACGCAATATCATTAGCGGCAATACCTTAGGCATCTATATTTATGGCTCATCGAATAATCAAATTAGTGGCAACTATATTGGATTAAATGCAGCCGGAACCATCGCTACACCTAATGAAGCAGGTATTAATATCGGTGGTAATGCCAGTGAGACGATCATTGGAACCAATGGCGATGGTGTACGCGATGCCGTCGAAGGCAACGTGATCAGTGGCAATAGCGCCGAGGGCGTGCAAATTGCCGAATTTAGCGGTGGCTCCAACGGCTTTCCAAATGATCATGTGATTGCTGGCAATATTATCGGGCTTGATCCAACTGGCTCGACAGCAATTGGCAATCAGCGTGGGGTCGTGTTGCGCTTTGGTCCAAGCGGTACACGCATCGGCACCAACGGCGATGGCATGAGCGATGGCTTAGAACGCAATATCATTAGCGGCAACGTCGATCTAGGGGTTGGCGTTGGTGGTGGCGATCAGCCAATTACCGATACGATCATCAGTGGCAACTACATTGGTACGAATATCACTGGTTTAGTAGCTCGCCCAAATGGGGCTGGGGTGCAAATTCAAAATGAAGTTACTGGCTTAGTGCTGGGCACTAATGGCGACGAAACCGCCGATGATGCCGAGGGCAACCTGATTAGTGGCAATAATGGCAATGGCGTAAACTTTGTTTTCGATCCTACCAATGTTGCCGTGCAAGGCAATCGCATCGGCGTAGCGCTTGATGATAGCCCGCTTGGCAATCAAGGCGACGGCATTGCGCTGCTCGAATTGAGCGGAATGACCCCAAGTAACATCAAAATCGGCGGTGAAGGCTTATTTAGCGAAAATATCATTGCGTTCAATACTGAGCTAGGTGTTGATATTAATAATGATGGCCCGACTGCCAACGATCTTGATGATCTTGATGCAGGCCCGAACAGCACCCAAAATTATCCAGTAGTCGTCAGTGTTATCGATGATGGTACAACGGTTGCAGTCCAAGGGACATTCAATAGCACTGCTAGCCAAGAGTTACGTTTGGCTTTTTACAGCAATACCACCTGTGATGTTTCGGGCTATGGCGAGGGCCAACAATTCTTAGAAAGTGATTTTTTTACGGCTGATGCCGCTGGAAATGGCGCATTTACCAAGCTGTTTCCCAGCCCAGCCCCAAACATCACGATTTTAGCAACGAATACTGCAACCAACGAAACCTCGGAGTTTTCGCAATGTTGGGTTGCGCCCCCAGCGACAGCCACCCCAACCGCGACCAATACACCAACCAATACACCAACCAACACAGCGACGAACACGCCAACGTTAACCCCAAGCAACACGCCAACCAATACGGCGACGAATACCCCAAGCAACACGCCAACGCCCAGCAATACCGCTTTGCCGGTTACCCCAACCATTCCGCCGAGTGCATGCGTGCCAGGCAGCAATCTGCAAGTATTGTTCAGTGATAGCGTGAGCAGCGAGCCACTATGGAATGTCAGTGGCACAGGCCCAACATGGGGCTTGGATAGCAGCAGTTTTAATAGCCCCAGCCTTTCGTGGCATGCCGATAATCCTGAGACGATTAGCGATCAACGGCTAACGACGATGGCCGGCATCACAATTCCAGCAGGCGCGAGTGAAGTAACGTTGTATTTCAACCATAACTATAGCTTTGAGTTTGATACCGAAGGTGGTGGCGGTGAACCAACCCCAATGCCCGAACGCTCAGCCAAACGCAACAACACGCCATTTGATATTTATTATGATGGTGGGGTGGTTGAATATAGCACCGATGGCGTAACCTTTAACGATCTTGGTAGTTTCTTTACAAGCTCGGGCTACGATGGCGTACTGACACTTGAGAGCGATAATCCCTTAGCAGGACAATCTGCGTTTGTTGGCTTGAGCGGCGATTATCCAGTTTACATTGAAGAAACTGCTGATTTAAGCTCGTTGGCAGGTCAAACAGTTTGGTTGCGCTTCCGCATGGGCAGCGACAGCTTGGTTAGTGCTCCTGGCTGGAATGTTGATGATATTGTGGTGGCTGGCTGTGTGCCAAGCGCCGCAACCAACACGCCAACGGCAACCGCTACGGCAACTGCCACGAACACGGCGACAGCAACGCCAAGCAATACGCCAACTAATACGGCAACACCAAGTAATACGCCAACCAGTACCGCAACAGCTACGGTCACTAATACACCAACGAATACAGCAACGGCGACACCAAGCAACACGCCTAGCCCCACTGGCACGCCATTTATTGGCACAAGCCAAAACTTCTTGCCATTGGTGTTGGGCTATTGCTATGCCGATTTACAGGTGAGCAGTATCACAGTTGACCAGCAATTGGTTGTAACAGTCACCAATCAAGGTAATTGTGCGACGAGCGAAGCATTTTGGGTCGATTTGTATATCGCGCCCAATCCAGCACCTAGCCATGTTAATCAACAATGGTGGGATGTCGCGAACCAAGGCATTGTTTGGGGTGTGACCGAGGCGCTTGCGCCAGGTCAATCGATCACGCTTCGTCCATACGATCAATATTATTCAGCACGGCGCAGCGAGTGGGCTAACCGAATTGCAGCCCAAACTAAGCTGTATGTTCAGGCCGATGCCTACAATCTAGCAACCAGCTATGGCGCAGTTTTGGAGTTGCACGAAGCCTTCAATTTTGAATATAACAACATTGCCTCAATCACAACCAGTGCTAATTTCAGCCAACCAACTGGGTTGCGTCAGCAATTAGCAACCGAAACAGGCTTGCCGCTGCGGGCGCTGCCAAGCAATCCAAGCCCAAATCAATTTCGGTCAATTCCTGCTCGCTAA
- the recJ gene encoding single-stranded-DNA-specific exonuclease RecJ → MLNQRVMRHWQLPTSASPSQLRSLGEYHPLLAAILWGRGWRDAAAVEQFLNIDWKQRHDPFLLHDMDRAVERIKQAVTQQQRVVVYGDFDTDGVTGVTLLMQLFKAFGLPVRPYIPKREGEGYGLNLAAIEKLHQEGLDLLVTVDCGISNIAEISRANELGFDTIVLDHHQPPVNLPPAYAVVDPKRSDCAYPFKGLCGVGVAFKLYEALWRAGIQPDNLRARDILDVVALGTIADMMPLTGENRVLVHFGLQAMNESQRPGLKALLRVAGVEQGKIDASSVGFRLSPRINAAGRLVDARIAYSLLLAPDQAQADGFADQLNSTNIERQALTRDVQQAARELAQNSGQLDQRILVIVGEDFHHGVVGLAAGKLAEEFARPVLVMGKEEQRSRGSARSIPGFNIVNALTECADLFEKYGGHAAAAGFTIANEHIPALEQRLQAIANQQITDAMMVPQLPIDTEATFDQLNLDTLAVLEKMAPFGLENPQPRFCSRRVTVIEARGVGAENQHLRLRLQQGRHYQTAIGFNLGDWLAELPNGSQIDIVYTVGINEWNGRSSVQLTLVDLRLSEGQR, encoded by the coding sequence ATGCTCAACCAACGTGTTATGCGCCATTGGCAATTGCCAACATCGGCCTCGCCCAGCCAACTTCGCAGCCTCGGCGAGTATCATCCATTGCTGGCAGCTATTTTATGGGGTCGCGGTTGGCGCGATGCAGCAGCGGTTGAGCAATTTCTCAATATCGATTGGAAACAACGCCACGATCCTTTTTTGTTGCACGATATGGATCGCGCGGTCGAACGGATTAAGCAGGCAGTTACTCAACAACAACGGGTCGTGGTCTACGGCGATTTCGACACCGACGGCGTGACCGGAGTTACGTTGTTGATGCAATTGTTCAAAGCCTTTGGTCTGCCAGTGCGCCCCTACATTCCCAAGCGTGAGGGCGAGGGCTACGGCCTGAATTTGGCAGCAATCGAAAAGTTGCATCAGGAAGGGCTTGATTTGCTGGTAACAGTTGATTGTGGTATTAGCAACATTGCCGAAATTAGCCGCGCCAACGAGTTGGGCTTCGATACGATTGTGCTTGATCACCACCAGCCGCCAGTCAATTTACCACCTGCCTATGCCGTGGTTGACCCCAAACGCAGCGATTGTGCCTATCCCTTCAAGGGGTTGTGTGGGGTTGGTGTGGCCTTTAAATTGTATGAAGCATTGTGGCGAGCAGGTATTCAGCCCGACAACTTGCGAGCACGTGACATTCTCGATGTGGTGGCGCTGGGCACAATCGCTGACATGATGCCCTTGACTGGCGAAAATCGGGTGTTGGTTCATTTTGGTTTGCAGGCCATGAACGAAAGCCAACGCCCAGGCTTAAAGGCGTTGTTGCGGGTGGCCGGAGTTGAACAAGGCAAAATTGATGCGAGTAGCGTTGGGTTTCGGCTTTCGCCACGCATTAATGCCGCTGGCCGTTTGGTCGATGCGCGAATCGCCTATAGTTTGTTGCTGGCTCCCGATCAAGCCCAAGCTGATGGCTTTGCCGATCAATTAAATAGCACCAATATTGAGCGTCAAGCCCTAACCCGCGATGTGCAGCAGGCCGCCCGCGAATTGGCCCAAAATAGCGGCCAGCTTGATCAACGTATTTTGGTGATTGTGGGCGAGGATTTTCATCATGGGGTGGTGGGCTTGGCAGCTGGCAAATTGGCCGAAGAATTTGCGCGGCCTGTGCTGGTGATGGGCAAAGAAGAACAGCGCAGTCGGGGTAGCGCTCGTTCGATTCCAGGCTTCAATATTGTCAATGCCTTGACTGAATGTGCCGATTTGTTTGAAAAATATGGTGGCCATGCCGCCGCCGCTGGCTTTACGATTGCCAATGAGCATATTCCAGCGCTAGAACAACGCTTACAAGCAATCGCCAATCAACAGATTACCGATGCGATGATGGTGCCGCAGTTGCCAATTGATACTGAGGCGACGTTTGATCAACTGAATCTTGACACGCTGGCCGTGCTCGAAAAAATGGCTCCGTTTGGGCTAGAAAATCCCCAGCCACGCTTTTGCAGTCGGCGCGTAACGGTGATCGAGGCGCGTGGGGTTGGTGCTGAAAATCAACATTTGCGCTTGCGTTTACAACAAGGTCGCCATTATCAAACCGCAATTGGCTTTAACCTTGGCGATTGGTTGGCGGAATTACCCAATGGTTCGCAGATCGATATCGTTTATACTGTGGGCATCAACGAATGGAATGGGCGCAGTTCGGTGCAACTTACGCTGGTCGATTTGCGCTTGAGTGAAGGGCAACGATGA
- a CDS encoding phosphoribosylaminoimidazolesuccinocarboxamide synthase, whose protein sequence is MQYGTKLAEGKTKIIYAHPEDQSLAYMVQKDSISAGDGARRNEIDGKGAISGRTSANVFALLNRSGVRTHYQSDPEPGVMLVERCEMLPLEVVMRRLATGSYCRRHPETPEGTRFSPPLVEFFYKDDANHDPQIYLEGIVAKGLAIAEEVSFIEQEGTRVFELLEQTWAERGVQLVDLKIEFGRTADGSLIVADMIDNDSWRLWPDGDKSKMLDKQIYRNLQTVTEEALQNLKAKYEEVRDITESFR, encoded by the coding sequence ATGCAATACGGCACAAAATTAGCCGAAGGCAAAACCAAGATTATCTATGCTCACCCTGAAGATCAAAGCTTGGCTTATATGGTCCAAAAGGATTCGATTAGCGCTGGCGATGGGGCTCGACGCAATGAAATCGACGGAAAAGGCGCGATCAGCGGTCGCACCTCGGCTAATGTCTTTGCCTTGCTCAACCGCAGTGGCGTGCGCACCCACTATCAATCCGACCCTGAACCTGGGGTAATGCTGGTTGAACGTTGTGAAATGTTGCCCTTGGAAGTAGTCATGCGCCGTTTGGCAACTGGCTCATATTGCCGCCGCCACCCTGAAACGCCCGAAGGCACTCGTTTTAGCCCACCATTGGTTGAGTTTTTCTATAAAGACGATGCCAACCACGATCCCCAAATTTACTTGGAAGGGATTGTTGCAAAGGGCTTGGCGATTGCCGAGGAAGTCAGTTTTATCGAGCAAGAAGGCACGCGGGTGTTTGAGTTGCTTGAACAAACTTGGGCTGAGCGCGGTGTGCAATTGGTTGATCTCAAGATCGAATTTGGCCGCACTGCCGATGGTAGCCTGATCGTCGCCGATATGATCGACAACGATTCATGGCGTTTGTGGCCTGATGGCGATAAGAGCAAAATGCTCGATAAGCAAATTTATCGCAATTTGCAAACTGTTACCGAGGAAGCGCTGCAAAACCTCAAAGCCAAATACGAGGAAGTGCGCGATATTACTGAGAGCTTCCGCTAA
- a CDS encoding TetR/AcrR family transcriptional regulator: MTDDLKSPKKPSAQRSDAQQNHGRIMAAAKARFASDGPSAAMDAIARDAGVAVGTLYHHFGSKEGLLNLVIQEHFQVVTDFLASLQDSADPWWAVEQVVRGMAKRQIKDRAFKTMIHQHSNLIETTSQAKRGFDPAIQALIDRAQAAGLVRPDLRAGDLSALLAGLPIGDDQAEQRERYLLIVLQGIKSENA; the protein is encoded by the coding sequence ATGACTGATGATTTAAAATCACCCAAAAAACCCTCGGCGCAACGATCTGATGCGCAACAAAACCATGGCCGGATTATGGCGGCGGCCAAAGCACGATTTGCCAGCGATGGGCCAAGCGCCGCCATGGATGCGATTGCTCGCGATGCAGGCGTGGCGGTTGGCACGCTCTACCATCATTTTGGCTCCAAAGAAGGCCTTTTGAATTTGGTGATTCAGGAGCATTTTCAGGTGGTGACCGATTTTCTGGCGAGCTTGCAAGATTCGGCTGATCCTTGGTGGGCGGTTGAGCAGGTGGTGCGGGGCATGGCTAAACGCCAAATCAAAGATCGAGCTTTTAAAACCATGATTCACCAACATAGCAATTTGATCGAAACCACCAGTCAAGCCAAACGCGGCTTTGATCCAGCGATTCAAGCCTTAATTGATCGTGCGCAAGCGGCTGGTTTGGTACGGCCAGATTTACGAGCTGGCGATTTATCGGCCTTGTTGGCGGGCCTGCCAATCGGCGACGATCAAGCTGAGCAACGCGAACGCTACCTCTTGATTGTGTTGCAGGGGATCAAAAGTGAAAACGCATAA